A genomic window from Sulfurospirillum diekertiae includes:
- a CDS encoding molybdopterin oxidoreductase family protein: protein MEQMEVIDSVCTYCGVGCDIAANVKDNTIQSIFAHPDGVVSEGKLCIKGKYGFEFVNAPDRLRIPRIRKSFLAKNPAIYEAIALHVKELDEEWVETTLDAATTAAAMKLHEIQKKYGQKSVCSIGGARTSCESSYLLQKFTRHTLNSPHVDNCARICHSPSLKGMRTTIGEGAATNPYNDIYQTEFMIVIGSNTTEAHPIISNRIVDMASKHDNLAVFDVREITLHRFAKYKGIIPHEANLLVLNMMAYVIISEELYNEDFLKDRALGFEAFKEKILNDPFANPKYFENIVGYEHLSKLIPKVAREYALKKSMIFWGLGITEHIDGSYAVMAITHLSLMTGNIGKVGAGLMPLRGQNNVQGACDMGMLPYYDPDYQEPKEIGLMTPQLVEAMFEGRIKAVINMGEDLTHVHPNSNKINAALDTLDFIFVQELFMTEIAKRADIVVGVKSAYEKTGVYVNAMRRLHLSQPLVKSDLPDDWEVIQMIDNKLGGSYRYEDSKQIWDEVREVAYRRFSGASYNRLERHRVRGLQWPVHTEDTPVLHQLDFRTEDGYGRFHYHQYELRGMVQELSEKRLSGYHLTTGRTLAQYNNASQTSRCEKLNKRYDETILWVNENDAADFSSEKVILKTPYGQSAPLVVKLTDKIQPKTLFCTFHHANSRINTLFGDRCDELILTAAFKSIKVEVVNV, encoded by the coding sequence ATGGAGCAGATGGAAGTCATAGACAGCGTTTGTACCTATTGTGGAGTGGGATGTGATATCGCCGCCAATGTTAAAGACAATACGATTCAAAGCATTTTTGCTCATCCCGATGGTGTGGTGTCTGAGGGAAAATTGTGCATCAAAGGCAAATACGGTTTTGAGTTTGTGAATGCTCCCGATCGTCTTCGAATTCCACGTATTCGTAAAAGTTTTCTAGCGAAAAACCCTGCCATTTACGAAGCAATCGCTTTACATGTAAAAGAGTTGGATGAAGAATGGGTTGAAACCACACTGGATGCAGCAACGACTGCAGCAGCAATGAAACTTCACGAGATTCAAAAAAAATACGGTCAAAAAAGTGTCTGTTCCATCGGAGGGGCAAGGACGTCATGTGAAAGCTCTTACCTGCTTCAAAAATTTACTCGCCATACACTGAACTCTCCCCATGTCGATAACTGTGCGCGTATTTGCCACTCTCCAAGCCTCAAAGGGATGCGCACGACCATCGGTGAAGGTGCAGCGACCAATCCGTACAACGATATTTATCAAACAGAGTTTATGATTGTTATTGGCTCCAATACTACTGAAGCGCATCCGATTATCTCCAATCGTATCGTCGATATGGCAAGTAAACACGATAACCTTGCGGTATTTGATGTGCGTGAAATCACTTTGCACCGCTTTGCGAAATACAAAGGCATTATTCCCCATGAAGCTAATCTGCTTGTTTTAAATATGATGGCGTATGTGATTATCTCTGAAGAGCTCTATAACGAGGATTTTTTGAAAGATCGTGCGCTTGGATTTGAAGCATTTAAAGAGAAGATACTGAATGATCCTTTTGCCAATCCAAAGTATTTTGAAAATATCGTAGGTTATGAACATCTGAGTAAATTGATCCCCAAAGTGGCACGTGAATATGCTCTAAAAAAGTCGATGATTTTCTGGGGACTTGGCATTACCGAGCACATTGATGGCTCGTATGCGGTCATGGCAATCACCCATCTTTCATTAATGACAGGCAACATTGGAAAAGTGGGCGCAGGCTTGATGCCGCTTCGCGGACAAAACAATGTCCAAGGGGCGTGCGATATGGGTATGCTTCCTTACTACGACCCCGATTATCAAGAGCCTAAAGAGATCGGATTGATGACACCACAACTGGTGGAAGCAATGTTTGAAGGACGCATTAAAGCGGTGATCAACATGGGTGAAGACCTAACGCATGTACATCCTAATAGCAATAAAATTAATGCCGCACTCGATACTCTGGATTTTATTTTCGTCCAAGAGCTGTTTATGACAGAAATCGCCAAGCGTGCAGACATTGTCGTAGGAGTAAAATCAGCGTATGAAAAAACAGGTGTTTATGTCAATGCGATGCGTCGTCTGCATCTTTCGCAACCTCTTGTCAAATCAGACTTGCCCGATGATTGGGAAGTGATTCAGATGATCGACAATAAGCTAGGTGGAAGTTACAGGTATGAAGATTCTAAACAGATTTGGGATGAAGTGCGCGAAGTGGCGTACAGACGTTTTTCAGGGGCAAGCTACAACCGACTTGAACGTCACCGTGTTCGTGGACTCCAATGGCCTGTGCATACCGAGGATACCCCCGTATTGCATCAACTGGACTTTCGAACAGAAGATGGGTATGGCAGATTTCATTACCACCAATACGAACTCAGAGGAATGGTTCAAGAACTGAGTGAAAAGCGACTTTCAGGATACCATCTGACTACAGGAAGAACACTTGCCCAATACAATAATGCTTCTCAAACCAGTCGTTGTGAAAAACTTAACAAACGTTACGATGAAACCATTTTATGGGTCAATGAAAACGATGCGGCTGATTTTAGCAGTGAAAAAGTGATTTTAAAAACACCGTACGGGCAAAGTGCACCATTGGTGGTTAAATTGACAGACAAAATCCAACCCAAAACACTTTTTTGTACCTTTCATCATGCCAATTCACGTATCAACACTCTTTTTGGCGACAGATGTGATGAACTGATTTTAACGGCAGCATTTAAATCCATCAAAGTGGAAGTAGTAAACGTTTAG
- a CDS encoding heme-binding domain-containing protein → MKKILFGVVGILMVIQFMRPNFNNPKVDEKIALQADEKVMVVLKNACFDCHSNEVQYPWYHNVAPVSWVMAAHINNGRRALNFSTWADTNADTRITRIKRAKQLISNGLMPKGSYELMHPKAHLDAKDKKILEEFFDQQLEQLKKS, encoded by the coding sequence ATGAAAAAGATACTCTTTGGGGTGGTAGGAATATTGATGGTTATTCAATTTATGAGACCAAATTTTAACAACCCAAAAGTGGATGAAAAGATTGCACTTCAAGCGGATGAAAAGGTCATGGTCGTTCTCAAAAATGCATGTTTTGATTGTCATTCCAATGAGGTTCAGTACCCATGGTACCATAACGTCGCCCCTGTCTCTTGGGTAATGGCCGCACATATTAACAATGGACGAAGAGCACTCAATTTTTCCACATGGGCAGATACAAATGCTGATACAAGAATAACAAGAATCAAACGCGCAAAACAGCTGATTTCTAATGGTTTAATGCCAAAGGGAAGCTATGAGCTCATGCATCCAAAAGCACATTTAGATGCAAAAGATAAAAAAATACTCGAAGAGTTTTTTGATCAGCAACTAGAACAACTCAAAAAATCATAA
- the ilvD gene encoding dihydroxy-acid dehydratase: protein MRSDQVKKGYNRAPHRSLFRATGLKDEDFNKPFIGVANSYIDIIPGHFFLHEYGVIIKDEIRKNGCVPFEFNTIGVDDGIAMGHDGMLYSLPSRELIANSIETMMNAHMLDAMICIPNCDKIVPGMIMGALRVNVPTVFVSGGPMKKGYTKEGAPLDLNSAFEAVGKFEKGDITESELTDIECNACPSGGSCSGMFTANSMNTLMEAMGIALPGNGTIPALTPEREVLLRAAAKRICEIAVDDRFKLRNILNEKAVRNAFAIDMAMGGSSNTVLHMLAIAKEAGVNFAIKDINEISKNVSHIAKISPSLSTVHMEDINRAGGMNAVMKEVSRRDNGILYLDNLTVTGETVGERIANAEIKDTAIIHTLENPYSKVGGLAILFGNLALEGCVIKTAGIIGARQFIGKAVCFDSQQEALAGIVGGKVTKGDVVVIRYEGPRGGPGMQEMLSPTSLIMGMGLGADVALITDGRFSGATRGLSIGHVSPEAAEGGLIGLLKDGDTIQIDVDAYTIEALIDEAELAHRKASFKPKVKAIQGSWLKQYRQLVTNASSGAILKTDA from the coding sequence ATGCGAAGTGATCAAGTCAAAAAAGGGTATAACAGAGCGCCACATCGAAGTTTATTTCGAGCGACAGGTTTAAAGGACGAAGATTTTAATAAACCATTTATTGGAGTAGCAAACTCTTATATTGATATTATTCCAGGTCACTTCTTTTTGCATGAGTATGGTGTTATCATTAAAGATGAGATTCGTAAGAATGGTTGTGTACCGTTTGAATTTAATACGATTGGCGTAGATGACGGTATAGCAATGGGACATGATGGTATGCTCTACTCACTTCCAAGCCGTGAGCTGATCGCCAATTCGATTGAGACAATGATGAATGCGCACATGTTAGATGCGATGATTTGTATTCCTAACTGTGACAAAATCGTTCCGGGAATGATTATGGGCGCACTTCGTGTTAATGTTCCAACGGTGTTTGTGAGTGGTGGACCGATGAAAAAAGGTTATACGAAAGAGGGAGCACCTCTTGATTTGAACTCTGCCTTTGAAGCTGTTGGTAAGTTTGAAAAAGGGGATATTACCGAATCGGAACTGACGGATATTGAGTGCAATGCTTGTCCAAGTGGTGGTAGTTGTTCTGGTATGTTTACAGCCAATAGTATGAATACATTGATGGAAGCAATGGGTATTGCTCTTCCTGGGAATGGAACCATTCCAGCGTTGACCCCCGAACGGGAAGTTCTTTTACGTGCAGCTGCAAAGCGAATTTGTGAAATTGCCGTTGATGATCGTTTTAAACTTAGAAATATCTTGAATGAAAAAGCTGTACGTAATGCGTTTGCCATTGATATGGCAATGGGTGGAAGTTCCAATACAGTTTTGCACATGTTGGCTATTGCTAAAGAAGCTGGCGTTAATTTTGCGATTAAAGATATTAATGAGATCAGCAAAAATGTTTCTCACATCGCTAAAATCTCTCCGTCTCTCTCAACCGTTCATATGGAAGATATCAACCGTGCAGGTGGCATGAATGCAGTAATGAAAGAGGTTAGTCGACGCGATAATGGCATTTTATATTTAGATAATTTAACGGTGACGGGTGAAACTGTTGGTGAGCGCATTGCTAATGCAGAAATTAAAGATACTGCCATCATTCATACCCTTGAAAATCCTTACTCGAAAGTGGGAGGGCTTGCAATTTTGTTTGGTAATTTAGCACTAGAAGGTTGCGTTATTAAAACAGCGGGCATTATTGGTGCTCGCCAATTTATCGGTAAAGCCGTCTGTTTTGACTCTCAACAAGAAGCATTAGCAGGCATCGTGGGTGGAAAAGTTACAAAGGGTGATGTTGTCGTTATTCGCTATGAAGGACCTCGTGGCGGTCCTGGTATGCAAGAGATGCTCTCCCCTACGAGCTTAATCATGGGTATGGGGCTTGGCGCTGATGTTGCACTGATTACCGATGGACGTTTTTCAGGAGCTACCAGAGGGCTCAGCATTGGTCATGTAAGCCCAGAGGCAGCTGAGGGCGGTCTTATCGGTCTTCTGAAAGATGGTGATACTATACAGATCGATGTCGATGCCTATACGATTGAAGCACTGATTGATGAAGCAGAACTGGCACATCGTAAAGCGTCATTTAAACCCAAAGTAAAAGCCATTCAAGGAAGTTGGTTGAAGCAATACCGCCAACTTGTTACCAATGCAAGTAGTGGTGCTATTTTAAAGACTGATGCTTAA
- a CDS encoding MarC family protein, which translates to MSEFLNLLLQHTITMMAIVDPLGVSAIMLSLLPQSTTKEHINKIAWKATMTIIVAFFVVLLTGNFLLNLFGIEIDSLKVMGGIILLLTAIKMVQGSIESKNQTEEEREEAIKNDEFSVIPLGIPITFGPGIFATIIILRGHSEGIISLAALIIAYLIVALSVYLAFKNSIYIRHYLGITGQKIVSRLMGLIVGAIAVQFIVGGVSVLAKHYM; encoded by the coding sequence ATGAGTGAATTTTTAAATCTTTTATTACAACATACCATTACAATGATGGCAATTGTTGATCCTTTAGGAGTGAGTGCTATTATGCTTTCACTCCTACCTCAGAGTACAACCAAAGAGCATATTAATAAGATTGCTTGGAAAGCGACAATGACTATCATCGTGGCTTTTTTTGTGGTTTTACTTACGGGTAATTTTTTGCTCAATCTTTTTGGTATTGAAATTGATTCACTTAAAGTAATGGGTGGAATTATTTTGTTGCTTACCGCCATTAAAATGGTTCAAGGCTCGATAGAGTCCAAAAATCAAACCGAAGAAGAACGTGAAGAAGCAATCAAAAACGATGAATTTTCAGTAATTCCTTTAGGTATTCCTATTACTTTCGGTCCTGGTATTTTTGCAACGATCATCATTCTACGTGGGCATAGTGAAGGTATTATTTCTCTTGCAGCACTCATTATTGCTTATTTAATTGTAGCTTTAAGTGTGTATCTTGCTTTTAAAAATAGTATCTATATTCGCCATTATTTAGGGATAACTGGGCAAAAAATTGTCAGTCGTTTAATGGGACTCATCGTAGGAGCGATTGCGGTGCAATTTATTGTGGGTGGCGTGAGTGTCTTGGCAAAACATTATATGTAA
- the galU gene encoding UTP--glucose-1-phosphate uridylyltransferase GalU, whose protein sequence is MSSISKYSKINSLKSVKKCLFPAAGYGTRFLPATKAMPKEMLPVLTKPLIQYGVEEAVSAGIDTMAIVTGRGKRAIEDHFDVSYELEHQIKGTSKESYLTEIRNLIDNCTFSYTRQVEMKGLGHAILTGKTLIGDEPFAVILADDLCDNNDDDPVLKQMVEVYEKYRCCVVAIEEVPKEDTNKYGVIDGKIVDGNESVLRVSNMVEKPDPKDAPTNLAIIGRYILTPEIFEVIENTKPGKGGEIQITDALLELARQGKVIAYKFTGRRFDCGSIEGFVEATNYFHDKAK, encoded by the coding sequence GTGTCAAGTATCTCAAAATATAGCAAAATTAATAGTTTAAAATCTGTAAAAAAGTGTCTTTTCCCTGCAGCGGGTTATGGTACAAGATTCTTACCGGCAACCAAAGCGATGCCAAAAGAGATGTTACCTGTTCTTACTAAACCATTGATTCAATATGGTGTTGAAGAAGCAGTCAGTGCTGGTATTGATACGATGGCGATTGTAACAGGTCGTGGCAAAAGAGCTATTGAAGATCATTTTGATGTCAGTTATGAATTGGAACACCAAATTAAAGGCACATCAAAAGAGAGTTACCTTACTGAAATTAGAAATTTAATTGATAATTGCACCTTCAGTTATACGAGACAAGTAGAGATGAAAGGTTTGGGTCACGCAATTCTAACGGGTAAAACATTGATTGGCGATGAGCCTTTTGCCGTTATTTTGGCGGATGATTTATGTGACAATAACGATGATGATCCTGTTCTTAAACAGATGGTTGAAGTGTATGAAAAATACCGTTGTTGTGTTGTTGCTATTGAAGAAGTGCCTAAAGAAGATACAAACAAATATGGTGTTATTGATGGCAAAATTGTTGATGGTAATGAGTCAGTTCTTCGTGTCTCAAACATGGTTGAAAAACCAGATCCAAAAGATGCTCCAACCAATTTAGCCATTATTGGTCGTTATATTTTAACACCTGAGATTTTTGAAGTGATTGAAAATACAAAACCGGGTAAAGGCGGTGAAATTCAGATCACCGATGCGCTTTTAGAACTCGCGCGTCAAGGCAAAGTTATCGCGTATAAATTTACCGGAAGACGTTTTGACTGTGGCTCTATTGAGGGTTTTGTTGAAGCAACCAATTACTTCCACGATAAAGCAAAATAA
- a CDS encoding CTP synthase, whose product MSNHETKYIFITGGVLSSLGKGIAAASISTLLKNVGFKVSILKADPYINVDPGTMSPLEHGEVFVTDDGAETDLDLGHYERFLDENLTQANNFTTGRVYSAVIEKERRGDYLGKTIQVIPHIVDEIANRIKEAGRGQDILIVEIGGTVGDIEGLPFLEAIRSLKSELGKRRAMNIHLTLVPFIKAAGELKTKPTQHSVQELRRIGITPDMLICRSEYPLPKELKNKLAFSCGVERNSVIECLDATTIYQVPLSFLKENILVPISETLDLGDLTPHMDEWDILVKRVIAPRDELMIAFVGKYLDLKESYKSLTESLIHAGANLNAKVKIRWVDSEMIEEKGCEEILSDVDGILVAGGFGERGVVGKMAAIRFAREHKIPYLGICLGMQLAMIEFARNVLHLEDANSAEFNPTCKNPIIYLIDSFMDASGQKQLRTFQSPLGGTMRLGGYECETKEGSLLRSVYDGAKVIRERHRHRYEANPAYREAFEKEGLIVSGESNGLIEAVELQGHPWFLGVQFHPEFTSRLTNPNKTILGFAKAALLQRQNG is encoded by the coding sequence ATGTCCAATCACGAAACGAAGTATATTTTTATTACCGGAGGTGTTTTAAGCTCTCTTGGTAAAGGCATAGCAGCGGCGAGTATCTCTACACTTTTAAAAAACGTTGGCTTTAAAGTCAGCATCCTAAAAGCAGATCCTTATATCAACGTTGATCCAGGTACCATGAGCCCGTTAGAGCATGGAGAGGTTTTTGTCACCGATGATGGCGCTGAAACCGATCTTGATCTTGGGCATTATGAGCGTTTTTTGGATGAAAATCTTACCCAAGCGAACAATTTTACAACAGGACGCGTTTACTCTGCAGTTATCGAAAAAGAGCGTCGTGGGGATTACCTTGGTAAAACGATTCAAGTGATTCCTCACATTGTTGACGAAATTGCTAACCGTATCAAAGAAGCGGGGCGTGGACAAGATATTCTCATTGTTGAAATTGGTGGAACGGTTGGAGATATAGAAGGATTACCCTTCTTGGAGGCAATTCGTTCATTGAAAAGTGAGCTTGGTAAACGTCGTGCAATGAACATTCATCTCACACTCGTTCCTTTCATCAAAGCGGCAGGTGAGCTTAAAACGAAACCAACACAGCATTCCGTTCAAGAACTTCGCCGTATTGGTATCACACCCGATATGTTAATTTGTCGTTCTGAATACCCTCTTCCTAAAGAGTTGAAAAACAAGCTTGCTTTCTCATGTGGTGTTGAGCGTAATTCCGTGATTGAGTGTTTAGATGCCACGACTATTTATCAAGTACCGCTTAGTTTTCTCAAAGAAAATATTTTAGTTCCTATCTCCGAGACATTAGATCTTGGAGATTTGACACCGCATATGGATGAATGGGATATTTTGGTTAAACGTGTCATTGCTCCTCGTGATGAGTTAATGATCGCTTTTGTTGGCAAATATCTTGACCTTAAAGAGTCGTACAAATCACTGACTGAATCGTTAATTCATGCTGGAGCGAACCTAAATGCGAAAGTAAAAATTCGTTGGGTTGATTCTGAAATGATTGAAGAGAAAGGGTGTGAAGAGATTCTTTCCGATGTTGATGGTATTTTGGTTGCAGGTGGTTTTGGTGAGCGTGGCGTTGTGGGTAAAATGGCGGCAATCCGCTTTGCAAGAGAACATAAAATCCCTTATCTTGGGATTTGTCTTGGAATGCAACTGGCAATGATTGAATTTGCACGTAATGTGCTTCATCTTGAAGATGCTAATTCGGCTGAATTTAATCCTACATGTAAAAATCCGATTATCTATTTGATTGACTCTTTTATGGATGCGAGTGGCCAAAAACAGCTTCGTACGTTCCAAAGTCCTTTAGGTGGTACAATGCGTTTGGGTGGCTATGAATGTGAAACCAAAGAGGGTTCACTGCTCAGGTCAGTTTATGATGGCGCTAAAGTGATTCGTGAGCGTCATCGTCACCGATATGAAGCAAACCCAGCGTATCGTGAAGCCTTTGAAAAAGAGGGGCTTATCGTCAGTGGTGAGAGCAATGGTTTAATTGAAGCGGTAGAGCTTCAAGGTCACCCATGGTTTTTAGGAGTTCAATTTCATCCTGAGTTTACCTCACGTTTAACAAACCCAAATAAAACCATTTTAGGTTTTGCAAAAGCGGCTTTGTTACAACGCCAAAATGGCTAG
- the recJ gene encoding single-stranded-DNA-specific exonuclease RecJ — MARLLSKEEIKRILQSRFENDECTRLNEIPKPSSLKDIAKASKRIADAMRNHERIAIVGDYDVDGVISSVILSQFFDDLGVDYSLIIPNRFTDGYGLNPDIVAKLDVHVIITVDNGISAIEAAQICKHQGIDLIITDHHSIPSILPDAYAIVNPKQEDCAFPHCEICGAQVAWYLVAALKEELGVDYNLSSFLDLLCIAIMADMMELVGMNRVMVKKGIVELNHSKRAAFEAIKQYFGKKTLEGDDISFLIGPLINSSGRMEDAIFSYEFLKSKNVDDALQKLDYIVSLNEARKEEERLLFESTLPYVKENENIIVAWGEEWHEGIVGIVASRLSKRFKKPAIVFSIKDEKAKGSARGIGNVDILELIRSQEPLLLGFGGHKGAAGVSIEIKHLEQFRINLVEASSQFTQEAMEADNDLLGEISADQIDFELLEILENQEPYGQKNPKPSFLLRNIAVKVDRLIGKDGQHLKLILQEGSNALEALFFNYDIKAKQGDRIDILFTVSRNDYRGLVTPQLLIKQIVKKY; from the coding sequence ATGGCTAGGTTGCTGAGTAAAGAGGAGATAAAACGGATTCTTCAAAGCAGATTTGAGAACGACGAGTGTACCCGTTTAAATGAGATTCCTAAGCCCTCCTCTTTAAAAGATATTGCTAAGGCATCTAAACGTATTGCTGATGCGATGCGTAACCATGAACGTATTGCCATTGTGGGTGATTATGATGTGGATGGTGTCATTTCTTCCGTTATTTTAAGCCAATTTTTTGATGATCTAGGGGTTGATTACTCCTTGATTATTCCCAACCGTTTTACCGATGGGTATGGCTTAAATCCAGATATCGTTGCAAAACTTGATGTCCATGTGATTATCACCGTTGATAATGGTATTTCTGCGATTGAAGCAGCTCAGATTTGTAAACATCAGGGTATTGACCTTATCATCACCGATCATCATAGTATTCCTTCTATTTTGCCTGATGCGTATGCTATTGTCAATCCCAAACAAGAAGATTGCGCTTTTCCTCATTGTGAAATTTGTGGTGCACAAGTAGCGTGGTATTTAGTTGCTGCGCTCAAAGAAGAACTGGGTGTGGACTATAACCTTTCTAGCTTCTTAGATCTCCTTTGTATTGCTATTATGGCGGATATGATGGAGCTTGTAGGGATGAACCGTGTCATGGTTAAAAAAGGTATTGTAGAACTTAATCACTCAAAACGTGCTGCGTTTGAGGCCATTAAACAGTATTTTGGTAAAAAAACTTTAGAAGGGGATGATATTTCATTTTTGATCGGTCCTTTGATTAATAGTTCAGGTCGGATGGAAGATGCCATTTTTTCCTATGAATTTTTAAAGTCTAAAAATGTAGACGATGCTTTACAAAAACTTGATTATATTGTTTCCCTAAATGAAGCCCGTAAAGAGGAAGAGCGTCTCTTATTTGAATCAACATTGCCTTATGTCAAAGAGAATGAAAATATCATTGTTGCATGGGGTGAAGAGTGGCATGAGGGTATCGTAGGGATTGTCGCCTCTAGGCTTTCTAAACGCTTTAAAAAGCCTGCTATTGTCTTTTCTATCAAAGATGAAAAGGCCAAAGGAAGTGCGAGAGGTATTGGCAATGTAGATATCTTAGAGCTTATTCGTTCACAAGAGCCTCTTTTACTTGGGTTCGGAGGGCATAAGGGTGCAGCAGGTGTTTCGATTGAAATTAAACATTTAGAACAATTTAGAATCAATTTGGTGGAAGCATCCAGTCAGTTTACACAAGAGGCAATGGAAGCTGATAATGATCTCTTAGGAGAAATTAGTGCGGATCAGATTGATTTTGAGTTATTAGAAATTTTAGAGAACCAAGAGCCTTATGGTCAAAAAAATCCTAAGCCAAGCTTTTTATTACGTAATATTGCCGTCAAAGTTGATCGTTTGATTGGTAAAGATGGACAGCATTTAAAGCTTATTTTACAAGAGGGGAGCAATGCCCTTGAAGCGCTCTTTTTTAACTATGATATTAAAGCTAAGCAAGGTGATCGTATCGATATTTTGTTTACGGTTTCCCGCAATGATTATCGTGGGCTCGTAACACCTCAGCTTTTAATCAAACAGATTGTAAAGAAGTATTAA
- a CDS encoding protein-L-isoaspartate(D-aspartate) O-methyltransferase, which translates to MPQTAQFNTKISFQKHKKMADEIAKICPISQNVYDAFCQSERELFVPQGMSMHAYKLDALPLVANQWISSPLTVAKMTEALTCKGADSVLEIGCGSGYQALILSKVIRRVFTIERIERLLKEARERFKTLGITNIHTRFDDGQNGWREFAPYDRILFSASTPEVPQKLFEQLKVGGILVAPIEKGEKQIITRFIKTEEGIRKEALDNCLFVPVKDGREF; encoded by the coding sequence ATGCCGCAAACGGCTCAATTTAACACCAAAATTAGTTTTCAAAAACATAAAAAAATGGCAGACGAAATTGCTAAAATTTGTCCTATAAGTCAGAACGTTTATGATGCTTTTTGCCAAAGCGAACGTGAACTTTTTGTCCCACAAGGCATGAGTATGCACGCTTACAAACTCGATGCACTACCCCTTGTTGCAAACCAGTGGATTAGCTCGCCTTTAACCGTAGCAAAAATGACAGAAGCTCTTACATGTAAAGGTGCTGATAGTGTTTTGGAAATTGGCTGCGGCAGTGGTTACCAAGCGCTTATTTTAAGTAAAGTTATACGCCGTGTCTTTACCATTGAACGCATTGAAAGATTGCTTAAAGAGGCACGTGAACGCTTTAAAACATTAGGTATTACTAACATACACACACGCTTTGACGATGGACAAAATGGCTGGAGAGAATTTGCTCCCTATGATCGTATCCTTTTTTCAGCTTCCACACCTGAAGTGCCACAAAAGCTTTTTGAGCAGCTAAAAGTAGGTGGGATTTTGGTAGCTCCTATTGAAAAAGGAGAGAAGCAAATTATTACCCGATTTATAAAAACGGAAGAGGGCATTCGCAAAGAGGCATTAGATAACTGCCTCTTTGTCCCTGTAAAAGATGGTCGTGAATTTTAA
- a CDS encoding nitrilase-related carbon-nitrogen hydrolase, which produces MISNPMLCALQFAYEGQSFEENFETLQALLEQTPQNSISLAPELCLSAYSYDKMEEAAEFTTTILPKLAKLSVGKTYGLTLIEKIDTKYVNNFKLFHHGKLIYTQSKAKLFTLGEEEHYFSAGNIEEINFVEINGIKIAVLICFELRFPSLWEKIKGADLILIPAYWGKLRKKHFEVLTTALAIANQAYVLCANSADESMAKSSAIISPLGDVTSDDNHNLIMHTFDFHEIKKIRRYLDIGLTHNAANGSI; this is translated from the coding sequence ATGATTTCTAATCCAATGCTCTGTGCGTTACAATTTGCCTATGAAGGTCAAAGCTTTGAAGAGAATTTTGAGACCCTTCAAGCGCTCTTGGAACAAACACCTCAAAATAGTATCTCATTAGCACCAGAGCTCTGTTTAAGTGCCTACAGCTACGATAAAATGGAAGAAGCGGCAGAATTTACTACTACGATACTTCCAAAACTCGCTAAACTCTCTGTAGGTAAAACATATGGGCTTACATTGATTGAAAAAATTGATACAAAGTATGTCAATAACTTCAAACTTTTTCATCATGGGAAACTTATTTATACACAGTCAAAAGCAAAACTTTTTACCTTAGGCGAAGAAGAACACTATTTTAGCGCAGGGAATATCGAAGAAATCAACTTCGTTGAGATTAATGGAATAAAAATTGCTGTACTTATCTGCTTTGAACTTCGCTTTCCAAGTCTTTGGGAAAAGATCAAAGGGGCAGATCTTATTTTAATACCTGCCTACTGGGGCAAACTTCGTAAAAAGCATTTTGAAGTGTTAACGACAGCGTTGGCAATTGCCAATCAAGCGTATGTGCTTTGTGCTAACAGTGCCGATGAAAGCATGGCTAAAAGCAGTGCTATCATCTCTCCATTGGGTGATGTCACCAGTGATGATAACCATAACCTAATAATGCATACCTTTGATTTTCATGAAATCAAAAAAATACGACGATATCTTGACATAGGATTAACCCATAATGCCGCAAACGGCTCAATTTAA